One region of Parambassis ranga chromosome 12, fParRan2.1, whole genome shotgun sequence genomic DNA includes:
- the ddx54 gene encoding ATP-dependent RNA helicase DDX54, giving the protein MAQRKKKLTKKKRHTAKREPEADSDSGDFELAAEIKEDDYPGKKLPRFPAASDCLSDVEPDTRELVRAQNKKKKKSGGFQSMGLSYPVYKGVMKKGYKVPTPIQRKTIPVILDGKDIVAMARTGSGKTAAFLVPMFEKLKAPQAQTGARALILTPTRELALQTMKFTKELGKFTGLKTALVLGGDRMEDQFAALHENPDIIIGTPGRLMHVIQEMDLKLQGVEYVVFDEADRLFEMGFADQLQEIIRRLPEARQTLLFSATLPKLLVDFASAGLTEPVLIRLDVDSKLSDQIKLSFFNLRIDDKPALLLHLLRNVVKPQEQTVVFAATKHHVEYLKELLTIEGIECAYIYSALDQTARKINIGKFVHRKAMVLLVTDVAARGIDIPLLDNVINYNFPSKAKLFLHRVGRVGRAGRSGTTFSMVCPDEMPFIYDLHLFLGRPVQFAMLEHTQDSDGVFGRVPQSILDDAGSHLVTAHENSLDLQNLYRVSENAYKQYLKSRPNPSPESIRRVKNTDLSSMAVHPLLASGLEKMELERLQIVDAIKGYKSKSTIFEINSSCKTSASEVMRAKRSKDAQLVGKFSKEREDLAAESRLQQSVKPSTNAVCDNTGNEEANIQGVFSAVVGVKRRGPQENSNEQPTNKKSRQRGKDEEYYINYRPKDFNSERGLSLGGEGTAFQKQASTAVLDLMGDEGDRLNQHKKLMKWDRKRKRFVRDTGKEDQKNKKTRTESGQLINGKKSKKNFYEEWKKKYKVDDGGSGSDGETGGGGRNPAGGRGRGRRGGSKFQSPQQMPSGRNVRSELKTSAQILKQRKTKNKQQFLQSGGRKKIRAKSKQMLMQMKKSGFGRNNQKKGKMRKKL; this is encoded by the exons ATGGCgcagagaaagaagaaactgacaaagaagaagagacacACGGCTAAAAGAGAGCCGGAGGCGGACTCTGACAGCGGAGACTTTGAGCTGGCTGCTGAAATTAAAGAGGATGACTAT CCAGGGAAGAAACTTCCACGTTTCCCTGCGGCATCCGACTGCTTGTCAGATGTGGAGCCTGACACCAGAGAGCTGGTCAGAGCccaaaacaagaagaagaagaagtctggAGGGTTTCAGTCCATGG GTCTCAGTTATCCTGTTTATAAAGGTGTCATGAAGAAGGGTTATAAAGTTCCTACACCTATCCAAAGAAAG ACTATCCCTGTAATTCTGGATGGGAAGGATATTGTAGCCATGGCTAGGACTGGCAGTGGTAAGACAGCTGCTTTCTTAGTGCCCATGTTTGAGAAGCTGAAAGCCCCTCAAGCTCAAACAGGAGCCAGAGCCCTCATCCTGACACCTACCAGAGAGTTGGCCCTGCAGACCATGAAGTTCACAAAAGAG TTGGGAAAATTCACTGGCCTGAAGACTGCACTGGTCCTCGGTGGAGACAG AATGGAAGACCAGTTTGCTGCTCTTCATGAAAACCCTGACAT AATCATTGGAACACCCGGTCGTCTCATGCACGTCATCCAAGAGATGGACCTGAAGTTACAAGGTGTGGAGTATGTGGTGTTTGATGAGGCTGACAG GTTGTTTGAAATGGGTTTCGCTGACCAGCTTCAGGAGATCATTCGTAGGCTTCCCGAAGCCAGACAGACTCTTCTGTTCTCTGCTACTCTGCCCAAACTGCTGGTGGATTTTGCCAGTGCTG GGCTGACCGAACCTGTACTGATCCGTTTGGATGTAGATTCCAAGCTCAGTGACCAGATTAAG CTTTCATTCTTCAACCTGCGTATAGACGACAAGCCAGCTCTTCTGCTCCACCTGCTCAGAAATGTGGTGAAGCCTCAGGAACAGACGGTGGTCTTTGCTGCCACCAAACACCATGTAGAGTACCTTAAGGAG CTGCTGACTATAGAAGGTATAGAGTGTGCATACATCTACAGTGCCCTTGATCAGACTGCTAGGAAGATCAACATAGGAAAATTTGTTCATCGGAAAGCCATGGTGCTGCTGGTGACTGATGTTGCTGCTCGTGGTATAGACATCCCCCTACTGGACAATGTTATCAACTACAACTTCCCCTCTAAGGCCAAACTCTTCCTGCACAGAGTCG GCCGTGTGGGACGTGCAGGTCGCAGTGGCACAACCTTCAGTATGGTTTGTCCAGATGAGATGCCTTTTATCTATGACCTCCACCTCTTTTTGGGAAGGCCTGTTCAGTTTGCCATGCTGGAACACACACAAG atTCAGATGGTGTGTTTGGTCGAGTCCCTCAGAGCATCTTGGATGATGCTGGTTCTCATCTGGTTACGGCTCATGAAAACTCCCTGGACCTGCAAAATCTGTATCGTGTCTCAGAGAACGCCTACAAGCAGTACCTTAAGTCCAGACCGAACCCCTCACCAGAGTCCATCAGACGGgtcaaaaacacagatttgtCCAGCATGGCGGTCCATCCACTACTTG cgTCTGGTCTGGAGAAAATGGAACTGGAGCGCCTTCAAATAGTTGATGCCATCAAGGGTTATAAATCCAAATCG ACGATCTTTGAAATCAACTCAAGCTGTAAGACATCAGCCAGTGAGGTGATGAGGGCCAAACGCTCCAAAGATGCACAGTTAGTAGGCAAATTCAGCAAGGAAAGGGAGGACCTGGCAGCAGAGAGCCGGCTGCAGCAGTCTGTCAAACCCTCCACCAATGCTGTTTGTGACAACACAGGCAATGAGGAGGCTAATATCCAG GGGGTGTTCTCAGCAGTGGTGGGTGTTAAAAGGAGAGGACCACAGGAAAATAGCAATGAACAGCCAACCAACAAGAAAAGCAGACAAAGGGGCAAAGATGAGGAGTATTACATCAATTACAGACCTAAAGACTTCAACTCTGAAAGAGG GTTAAGTCTCGGGGGAGAAGGCACTGCTTTTCAAAAGCAGGCGTCCACAGCTGTCCTCGACCTCATGGGAGATGAGGGAGACAGATTAAACCAGCACAAAAAATTAATGAAATG GGATCGTAAGAGGAAGCGCTTTGTGAGAGACACAGGCAAGGAGGACCAGAAGAACAAAAAGACCAGAACAGAAAGTGGTCAGCTCATCAACGGCAAGAAGAGCAAGAAGAACTT TTATGAGGAGTGGAAGAAGAAATACAAAGTTGATGATGGGGGATCTGGTTCAGATGGGGAAACCGGTGGTGGAGGAAGGAACCCAGCAGGAG GTCGTGGCCGTGGTCGTCGCGGAGGTTCAAAGTTCCAGAGCCCACAGCAGATGCCTAGCGGTCGCAATGTACGCTCTGAGTTGAAAACGAGCGCGCAGATCCTGAAGCAGCGCAAGACAAAGAACAAGCAGCAGTTTCTGCAGAGTGGAGGACGGAAGAAGATCCGAGCAAAGAGCAAGCAGATGCTGATGCAAATGAAGAAGTCAGGTTTTGGACGGAACAATCAAAAGAAAGGCAAGATGAGGAAGAAACTGTGA